Proteins encoded within one genomic window of Couchioplanes caeruleus:
- a CDS encoding prepilin peptidase: protein MDVFAASGLAVAGALAGIPISAISYAAPAHGSLQVPAGWWRGAPARPAAVLAVSLMAGVATWLVAWRLPTTTMPAFWIFAVVGAGLAVIDVRRRRLPYPLVGTAAAASALCFAVDAAVHGSEGSLLRALAAALIAALLMLGVALSFPGQLGLGDVALSGAVTLNLAWLSWQAAIAGMFIAFLLQGVIGLLVRVRTRAPATLPMGPAMWAGWLLAVAVS, encoded by the coding sequence GTGGACGTCTTCGCCGCGAGCGGCCTCGCCGTCGCGGGCGCGCTTGCCGGCATCCCCATCTCCGCCATCTCGTACGCCGCGCCGGCTCACGGAAGCCTCCAGGTGCCGGCAGGATGGTGGCGCGGCGCCCCCGCACGGCCGGCGGCTGTGCTCGCCGTTTCGCTCATGGCCGGAGTGGCGACCTGGCTCGTGGCCTGGCGGCTTCCGACGACTACCATGCCCGCATTCTGGATCTTCGCCGTTGTCGGCGCCGGCCTAGCCGTTATCGACGTCCGGCGACGCCGTCTGCCGTACCCTCTCGTGGGGACCGCTGCAGCCGCAAGCGCACTCTGCTTCGCTGTGGATGCCGCGGTGCACGGAAGCGAGGGTTCTCTACTTCGAGCGCTCGCGGCTGCGTTGATCGCAGCGCTCTTGATGTTGGGCGTGGCACTGTCCTTCCCCGGACAGCTCGGCCTGGGGGACGTAGCCCTCTCGGGCGCGGTGACCCTCAATCTTGCATGGCTGAGCTGGCAGGCGGCCATCGCTGGCATGTTCATCGCGTTCTTGCTGCAAGGGGTCATCGGCTTGCTCGTCAGGGTGCGAACGAGGGCGCCAGCGACATTGCCGATGGGGCCGGCGATGTGGGCGGGGTGGCTACTCGCAGTTGCCGTGAGCTAG
- a CDS encoding GOLPH3/VPS74 family protein: MFRLAHHDTTGRPLLHSTVAGLGLAAALLAELAFTDTIVIEHDQVHVISRTPPSDALAHTVLDQLAGETIAHTVRTWLAFLSQTSHEQVASRMLRSGHVRAETSRRLLTKSTTYVPTDANVAAWPWARLSTRLRNAQPLDAFDTVLAGLTLAADLHRHVLDGVPGHVITSLRQLIDTTPPSLRLLLHHTEAAIGDAVLTGH; the protein is encoded by the coding sequence CTGTTTCGGCTGGCGCACCATGACACGACGGGCCGTCCGCTGTTGCACTCGACGGTGGCGGGTCTCGGGCTGGCCGCCGCGCTGCTGGCGGAGTTGGCCTTCACCGACACGATCGTGATCGAGCACGACCAGGTGCACGTCATCAGCCGCACGCCGCCGAGCGACGCGCTCGCGCACACGGTTCTGGATCAGCTCGCCGGCGAGACGATCGCGCACACCGTGCGGACCTGGCTGGCGTTCCTGTCGCAGACCTCGCACGAGCAAGTGGCATCGCGGATGCTGCGGTCGGGGCACGTCCGCGCCGAGACCAGCAGACGACTGCTGACCAAGAGCACGACCTACGTCCCCACCGACGCCAACGTGGCGGCGTGGCCGTGGGCGCGGCTGTCCACCCGGCTGCGCAACGCCCAGCCGCTGGACGCCTTCGACACCGTCCTCGCCGGGCTAACGCTCGCCGCCGACCTGCACCGACACGTCCTCGACGGCGTCCCTGGGCACGTCATCACGAGCCTTCGCCAGCTCATCGACACCACGCCGCCGTCCCTGCGGCTGCTGCTGCATCACACCGAGGCCGCCATCGGCGACGCCGTCCTCACCGGCCACTGA
- a CDS encoding winged helix-turn-helix transcriptional regulator: MTRAILTALRDGPLRYTRVLHAVSQTSPDVVHSRTLTRTLAHLQSEGLVEHHLDNEAADYRLTRAGTELVDLLAELDRWTREHWPDEDDEGSL; the protein is encoded by the coding sequence CTGACCCGCGCCATCCTGACCGCCCTCCGAGACGGCCCCCTCCGGTACACCAGGGTGCTCCACGCCGTTTCGCAGACTAGTCCGGACGTCGTCCACTCGCGCACCCTGACCCGCACGCTCGCCCACCTCCAGTCGGAGGGCCTGGTCGAGCACCACCTTGACAACGAGGCCGCCGACTATCGGCTCACCAGGGCCGGTACCGAACTGGTCGACCTCCTGGCCGAACTCGACCGCTGGACCCGAGAACACTGGCCGGACGAGGACGACGAGGGCAGTTTGTAG
- a CDS encoding aminoglycoside phosphotransferase family protein → MTTTDAKGRYTEAAMTEAMRHIADQLDVPSHDAKLLRLTNNAVFALPTAAIVVRITRSTVLHDRVHKVARLATWFAERDAPTIRLATHVDQPVPVEGLLATIWEYVPPTDPTPTVEDLGHLLSRFHNLGTPPFPLPSWDPVADARSRLADAEALRDDEADYLLTWCDHLAPRIAALNERSKGNLVHGDAHVGNLLRTPDGDVVIGDFDPTCAGPWQVDLVAVPVGETRFGRHGAHSRLARAYGYDVTQDPDWPTLREARELKMVCAAVPLLASTPGVAREFRTRLHSVRIQDQHARWTPFADLRREGG, encoded by the coding sequence ATGACCACCACCGACGCCAAGGGCCGGTATACCGAAGCGGCCATGACCGAGGCCATGCGCCACATCGCCGACCAGCTCGACGTTCCCAGTCACGACGCGAAGTTGCTCCGTCTCACCAACAATGCCGTCTTCGCGCTGCCCACCGCTGCGATCGTCGTTCGCATCACCCGCTCCACCGTTCTGCACGACCGCGTCCACAAGGTCGCCCGTCTTGCCACGTGGTTCGCCGAACGCGACGCCCCGACCATCCGGCTCGCCACGCACGTTGATCAGCCCGTCCCCGTCGAGGGCCTTCTCGCCACCATCTGGGAGTACGTCCCGCCCACTGACCCAACGCCGACCGTCGAGGATCTCGGCCACCTCCTGAGCCGCTTCCACAACCTCGGCACGCCGCCGTTCCCTCTGCCGAGTTGGGACCCCGTAGCCGACGCACGAAGCCGGCTCGCCGACGCCGAAGCCCTGCGAGACGATGAGGCCGACTACCTCCTGACCTGGTGTGACCACCTCGCCCCCCGCATCGCGGCACTCAACGAGCGATCGAAAGGCAACCTTGTCCACGGCGACGCGCACGTGGGCAACCTGCTCCGCACCCCGGACGGCGATGTTGTCATCGGCGACTTCGACCCCACCTGCGCAGGCCCCTGGCAGGTCGACCTCGTCGCCGTACCCGTCGGTGAAACCCGCTTCGGCCGCCACGGTGCCCACTCCCGCCTAGCCCGCGCCTACGGCTACGACGTGACTCAAGATCCCGACTGGCCCACGCTGCGCGAAGCACGAGAACTCAAAATGGTCTGCGCCGCCGTACCTCTTCTCGCGAGCACCCCAGGCGTAGCCCGCGAATTCCGCACCCGCCTACACAGCGTCCGCATCCAAGATCAACATGCCCGGTGGACCCCGTTCGCGGACCTCCGAAGGGAAGGAGGCTGA
- a CDS encoding thymidylate synthase, with the protein MVYGPTYDSFQQAYLAVLRTVARRYQYETASRGKKAREIINSSFTITDPIDRTPYLAARRTNIVFNHAEALWYLTGRDDVDMIGYYAPRLRDLAVEGRLTGTAYGPRLFNPTGEDGRSQFDRVMSLLREDPDTKRAAMVIMRPDELTDPTHPDVACTLGLQFLLRDGRLHAAAYMRGNDAVIGLLCDTFSFTFLQEYTARRLGVPVGTYAHHVGSMHINLLDLDRVDAILTEAAGPNARPRFPVPSMPVTSHDDLALVMAWEEGLRTDTRRLDPVRLDRVPLPLYWQQVLALFEVYRQIVHDPDGPVSPDAMAALHPGHRWLVAARWPDRMPATIRVGWAS; encoded by the coding sequence ATGGTCTACGGCCCCACCTACGACAGCTTCCAGCAGGCGTACCTCGCGGTGCTGCGCACCGTCGCCCGCCGCTACCAGTACGAGACCGCCAGCCGTGGCAAGAAGGCCCGGGAGATCATCAACAGCAGCTTCACGATCACCGACCCGATCGACCGCACCCCGTACCTCGCCGCGCGGCGGACCAACATCGTGTTCAACCACGCCGAGGCGCTGTGGTACCTGACCGGCCGCGACGACGTCGACATGATCGGGTACTACGCGCCGCGGCTGCGCGACCTCGCCGTCGAGGGCCGGCTCACCGGCACCGCCTACGGGCCGAGGCTGTTCAACCCCACCGGTGAGGACGGGCGCAGCCAGTTCGACCGGGTGATGTCGCTGCTGCGGGAGGACCCGGACACGAAGCGGGCCGCGATGGTGATCATGCGGCCGGACGAGCTGACCGACCCGACCCATCCCGACGTGGCGTGCACCCTCGGCCTGCAGTTCCTGCTCCGCGACGGGCGACTGCACGCCGCCGCCTACATGCGCGGCAACGATGCGGTGATCGGGCTGCTGTGCGACACGTTCTCGTTCACCTTCCTCCAGGAGTACACGGCCCGCCGCCTCGGCGTGCCGGTGGGCACCTACGCCCACCACGTCGGCTCGATGCACATCAACCTGCTCGACCTGGACCGCGTCGACGCGATCCTCACCGAGGCCGCCGGGCCGAACGCCCGGCCGAGGTTCCCGGTTCCGTCGATGCCGGTGACCAGCCATGACGACCTGGCCTTGGTCATGGCGTGGGAGGAGGGCCTGCGCACCGACACCCGGCGTCTGGACCCGGTGCGGCTGGACCGTGTTCCGCTGCCGCTGTACTGGCAGCAGGTGCTCGCCCTGTTCGAGGTGTACCGGCAGATCGTCCACGACCCCGACGGTCCCGTCAGCCCGGACGCCATGGCCGCGCTGCACCCCGGCCACCGGTGGCTTGTCGCGGCGCGCTGGCCGGACCGGATGCCCGCCACCATCCGGGTGGGGTGGGCGTCGTGA
- a CDS encoding radical SAM protein: MTSTAIPTFTPGPRLLPVMPADQQAELDPYMAQIVGYRKSGLSLNHIIGCPLECGYCVRHFWGNFEVKVPHLLMPTEEAIDRLVGHEAFRPGVTPIQLFNKATDPFLPGVKPHLFQVLQALDASGFTNHVLLITRFKVTEADMAALERLQHLRVTLLFTYSGITDPRVEPISKSEITVTSIRTAAAHKRRTGVVLYWRPIVPGWNDAPDTMARVLDVGRDADAIVFTGYYHKPENADYLRGLGVPVPFGEDYHRRKTMPADLDAAVVAAWRTSGISTPLFRKTSCGVAYAHEVPDYNGHWGVRELCDICPAAQQQRCADDHTPPTPASMDRILGQLGYQTQYVIEDGHVWTHGLGEQRRYAIQHGLRYQIWELDQPHHLHAHGRSLNGHRADAAQVEVFTAVRQQFEQEARYEDD, from the coding sequence GTGACCAGCACCGCCATACCCACCTTCACCCCCGGCCCCCGGCTACTGCCGGTCATGCCCGCCGACCAGCAAGCCGAGCTGGACCCGTACATGGCGCAGATCGTCGGCTACCGCAAGTCCGGGCTCAGCCTCAACCACATCATCGGCTGCCCGCTGGAGTGCGGCTACTGCGTGCGGCACTTCTGGGGCAACTTCGAGGTCAAGGTCCCGCACTTGCTTATGCCCACCGAGGAGGCGATCGACAGGCTCGTCGGGCACGAGGCGTTCCGGCCCGGCGTCACCCCGATCCAACTGTTCAACAAAGCCACCGACCCGTTCCTGCCCGGCGTCAAACCGCACCTGTTCCAGGTGCTGCAGGCCCTGGACGCGAGCGGGTTCACCAACCACGTCCTGCTGATCACCCGGTTCAAGGTCACAGAGGCGGACATGGCCGCGCTGGAGAGGCTGCAGCACCTGCGGGTCACGCTGCTGTTCACCTACTCCGGGATCACCGACCCGCGCGTGGAGCCGATCTCCAAGAGCGAGATCACCGTGACGTCGATCCGCACCGCCGCCGCCCACAAGCGCCGCACCGGGGTGGTGCTGTACTGGCGGCCGATCGTGCCCGGCTGGAACGACGCCCCCGACACCATGGCCCGGGTGCTCGACGTCGGCCGCGACGCCGACGCGATCGTGTTCACCGGCTACTACCACAAGCCCGAGAACGCCGACTACCTCCGCGGCCTCGGCGTGCCCGTGCCTTTCGGGGAGGACTACCACCGGCGCAAGACCATGCCCGCCGACCTCGACGCCGCCGTGGTCGCCGCCTGGCGGACCTCCGGCATCAGCACCCCGCTGTTCCGCAAGACGAGCTGCGGCGTCGCCTACGCCCACGAGGTGCCCGACTACAACGGGCACTGGGGCGTGCGGGAGCTGTGCGACATCTGCCCCGCCGCCCAGCAGCAACGCTGCGCCGACGACCACACCCCACCGACGCCGGCCAGCATGGACCGCATCCTCGGCCAGCTCGGCTACCAGACGCAGTACGTCATCGAGGACGGCCACGTGTGGACCCACGGCCTCGGCGAGCAGCGCCGCTACGCCATCCAACACGGCCTGCGCTATCAGATCTGGGAACTCGACCAGCCCCACCACCTGCACGCCCACGGCCGATCCCTCAACGGCCACCGCGCCGACGCCGCACAGGTCGAGGTGTTCACGGCGGTGCGCCAGCAGTTCGAGCAGGAGGCGCGGTATGAAGACGACTGA
- a CDS encoding nucleoside-diphosphate kinase: MAGPDARHHPGGVGVVTPPRVDWSDWTVILLKPDCLARGLREPVLVWLQREVQVVDVRTIWPTEAQIFVHYSDMLPLSTQIGRDVPAELRRIFVGQPTGLALGYGPNAAPRLRERLGPTDPATAPADTIRGRFGIDSLRTAMAEGRLVDNLIHSSDTVEVVPRDFGIWYGPTAAHLLTAPTPSGGTR, from the coding sequence CTGGCCGGACCGGATGCCCGCCACCATCCGGGTGGGGTGGGCGTCGTGACGCCGCCCCGGGTGGACTGGTCGGATTGGACCGTCATCCTGCTCAAGCCCGACTGCTTGGCCCGTGGCCTGCGCGAACCGGTCCTGGTTTGGCTCCAGCGCGAGGTCCAGGTGGTCGACGTCCGCACGATCTGGCCGACCGAGGCGCAGATTTTCGTGCACTACTCCGACATGCTGCCGCTGTCCACGCAGATCGGCCGCGACGTGCCCGCCGAGCTGCGGCGCATCTTCGTCGGGCAACCCACTGGACTCGCCCTCGGCTATGGTCCCAACGCCGCACCCCGGCTGCGGGAACGCCTCGGCCCCACCGACCCGGCCACCGCACCGGCCGACACCATCCGAGGCCGGTTCGGCATCGACAGCCTCCGGACCGCGATGGCCGAAGGTCGCCTCGTAGACAACCTGATTCACAGCTCCGACACCGTCGAGGTCGTTCCCCGCGACTTCGGCATCTGGTACGGCCCCACCGCCGCGCACCTACTTACCGCCCCCACCCCTTCCGGAGGCACCCGGTGA
- a CDS encoding SAF domain-containing protein, with protein MALGGLLVIVCVLGYAYGAVRLGDRVQVLAVARSVAAGQTLTAADLKQVSAAQDPGVQLIPAAQAEQVVGRTAVVPLLPGTLLMPSLVGEAAFPPPGKVAASLALKPGQYPQGLSTGARVAVYVSATGAGGNGQAAPAPSSGSSTAGSSAPARLAAVVLGVDLAGDGQGATVITLLLDASDGPKLAAAPAGGVVLMQTAPGGA; from the coding sequence ATGGCACTCGGCGGCCTGCTGGTCATCGTGTGCGTGCTCGGTTACGCCTACGGCGCGGTCCGTCTCGGCGACCGGGTCCAGGTGCTCGCGGTGGCCCGCTCGGTCGCCGCCGGGCAGACGCTCACGGCCGCCGACCTCAAGCAGGTCTCCGCCGCGCAGGACCCGGGGGTGCAACTCATCCCCGCCGCGCAGGCCGAGCAGGTCGTCGGCCGCACGGCGGTGGTGCCGCTTCTGCCGGGAACGCTGCTCATGCCGTCGCTGGTGGGTGAGGCGGCGTTCCCGCCGCCCGGCAAGGTCGCCGCCTCCCTTGCCTTGAAGCCGGGTCAGTACCCGCAGGGGTTGTCCACCGGTGCCCGGGTGGCGGTGTACGTCTCGGCCACCGGTGCGGGCGGCAACGGCCAGGCGGCCCCGGCGCCCAGCTCGGGCAGCTCGACGGCGGGCAGCTCGGCCCCGGCGCGGTTGGCGGCGGTGGTGCTCGGGGTGGATCTCGCCGGCGACGGCCAGGGCGCCACTGTCATCACGCTCCTGCTCGACGCCTCCGATGGTCCGAAGCTCGCGGCGGCCCCGGCGGGCGGCGTGGTGCTGATGCAGACCGCTCCTGGAGGTGCCTGA
- a CDS encoding helix-turn-helix domain-containing protein, giving the protein MMVSPYVRRRRLAMEILRLRDEYGFSADRLASAVGVKRQTISRIENGHVRPDPDLIMRILAVFNVGEKRWAQIMTIAREAQERGWWERHAEQMGPRQALSASLEAGAHRIYEYQMTLLPGLLQTPAFSQSRVHADPSAHTQGVDPARALEARLTRQRFLERPGGPTYEVVIDELAIRRFAAPVHVVRGQLRHLADLGRTHDRVTIRVLPIAASIAGHVVPRSAFSIYRYPDSADPIVVSVDTITSDLVLTEAVEVSHYLTLYDRLRAAALTPEQTLDFLAAVAEELPEHQGAI; this is encoded by the coding sequence ATGATGGTCAGCCCATATGTGCGACGGCGTCGGCTCGCGATGGAGATCCTGCGACTACGCGACGAGTACGGCTTCTCTGCTGACCGTCTTGCCAGTGCGGTCGGGGTGAAGCGGCAGACCATCAGTCGGATCGAGAACGGCCACGTACGGCCCGACCCTGACCTGATCATGCGGATCCTCGCGGTGTTCAACGTCGGCGAGAAGCGTTGGGCGCAGATCATGACGATCGCTCGCGAAGCCCAGGAGCGCGGCTGGTGGGAACGTCACGCCGAACAGATGGGTCCTCGGCAGGCGCTCTCGGCGAGTCTGGAGGCCGGCGCCCACCGGATCTACGAGTACCAGATGACCTTGCTGCCGGGGCTGCTGCAAACCCCGGCATTCAGCCAGTCTCGGGTCCACGCCGACCCCTCCGCCCACACGCAAGGAGTTGACCCCGCCCGCGCCCTAGAGGCGCGCCTCACGCGGCAACGCTTCCTGGAACGGCCCGGCGGCCCCACCTACGAGGTCGTTATTGACGAGCTGGCGATCCGAAGGTTTGCCGCGCCCGTGCACGTTGTTAGAGGGCAGCTTCGACATCTGGCCGACCTCGGGCGCACACACGACCGGGTCACCATTCGGGTGCTACCGATCGCCGCGTCGATCGCCGGCCATGTAGTGCCACGCTCGGCGTTTTCCATCTACCGCTACCCAGATTCCGCCGACCCGATCGTGGTTTCCGTCGACACCATCACCTCGGACCTTGTCCTGACCGAGGCCGTCGAGGTAAGCCATTACCTGACTCTGTACGACCGCCTCCGGGCGGCGGCCCTGACGCCGGAGCAGACCCTCGACTTCCTCGCCGCCGTGGCCGAGGAGCTACCCGAACACCAAGGAGCCATCTGA
- a CDS encoding GNAT family N-acetyltransferase, whose amino-acid sequence MVTTVGALTPIIRRATPAEIDTVAAVLAEAFLHGDLAPWLILNVDTREKVYWPYFRLLAEVAQAAGWIDVTDDLAAVALWYPVGDRFDVEFPNYDTRLAQACGQHLHRFVALDQIMHEHHPTGTPHHYLAHLGVHPDRQRQGLGSALLKHHHGQLDAIGMPAYLEATSSRHGVFYRRHGYLPRPGYRLPKGPELYPMWRRPRSAWEAR is encoded by the coding sequence GTGGTGACGACCGTGGGCGCGCTCACTCCGATCATCCGCCGTGCCACCCCGGCCGAGATCGACACTGTGGCCGCCGTGCTCGCCGAGGCGTTCCTGCACGGCGACCTCGCTCCCTGGCTGATCCTCAACGTCGACACCCGCGAGAAGGTGTACTGGCCGTACTTCAGGCTCCTCGCCGAGGTGGCCCAGGCGGCCGGCTGGATCGACGTCACCGACGACCTCGCCGCCGTCGCCCTCTGGTACCCGGTTGGTGACCGGTTCGACGTCGAGTTCCCGAACTACGACACCCGCCTCGCGCAGGCGTGCGGCCAGCACCTGCACCGGTTCGTCGCCCTCGACCAGATCATGCACGAACACCACCCCACCGGCACGCCGCACCACTACCTCGCCCACCTCGGCGTGCACCCGGACCGGCAACGCCAGGGGCTCGGCAGCGCCCTGCTGAAGCACCACCACGGCCAGCTCGACGCCATCGGAATGCCCGCCTACCTGGAGGCCACCAGCAGCCGCCACGGCGTCTTCTACCGCCGGCACGGCTACCTGCCCCGCCCGGGATACCGGCTGCCGAAGGGGCCGGAGCTGTACCCGATGTGGCGGCGCCCGCGCTCGGCCTGGGAGGCGCGATGA
- a CDS encoding 3'-5' exonuclease, with amino-acid sequence MKTTDPDTRQDGPVTSTDAPWHQADLVALDLEGSGAQDRDNEAILEIALVPLTAGKPAVAESYATLVNPGRSIPARPWISPGLTNDVLSRARPLTAIEPELADRINGRWLVGHNIGVDWRLLHRRCPDIAPAGLIDTLRLARACHLDAGGHSLTTLLDHLELTATVTGVVPHGQPHRALWDTVGAAILLGSLVTRRWPTGVGLAGLRTVAALPDVAPTQAPDTLF; translated from the coding sequence ATGAAGACGACTGACCCCGACACCCGGCAGGACGGACCCGTGACCAGCACCGACGCCCCCTGGCACCAGGCCGACCTCGTCGCCCTGGATTTGGAAGGCAGCGGCGCCCAGGACCGCGACAACGAGGCCATCCTGGAGATCGCACTCGTCCCGCTCACCGCCGGAAAGCCTGCCGTCGCCGAGTCGTATGCCACCCTGGTCAACCCCGGCCGCTCGATCCCGGCCCGGCCGTGGATTTCACCCGGGTTGACTAACGACGTACTCAGCCGCGCCCGGCCGCTCACCGCGATCGAGCCTGAGCTGGCCGACCGCATCAACGGCCGCTGGCTCGTCGGGCACAACATCGGCGTCGACTGGCGCCTGCTGCACCGACGCTGCCCCGACATCGCACCGGCCGGGCTCATCGACACGCTGCGCCTGGCCCGCGCCTGCCACCTCGACGCCGGCGGCCACAGCCTCACCACGCTGCTCGACCACCTCGAACTGACCGCCACCGTGACCGGGGTAGTGCCGCACGGGCAGCCCCACCGAGCCCTGTGGGACACCGTCGGCGCGGCCATCCTCCTCGGCAGCCTCGTCACCCGACGGTGGCCCACCGGTGTCGGTCTTGCCGGACTGCGCACGGTGGCCGCCCTGCCGGACGTAGCACCCACGCAGGCGCCGGACACGTTGTTCTGA
- a CDS encoding APC family permease codes for MSVPRPRTPASNVSLALARSRLGVWPVVFIVMAAAAPLTVVAGGATTGYAVTGVTGIPIAYLAVAVALGLFSVGYVAMSRRVVNAGAFYTYVSRGLGKVSGVGASFVAVAAYNTMQIGLYGGFGAVLAGLLEDWLGWSVPWSVCAFAGWAVVAVLGVRRIDLNGRVLAVILLVEIAVAVVFAVVQLAHPADGRVTFDTLAPSNLLGAGIGAALVTAVAGFVGFEGTAVFSEESKDPQRTVAKATYRALAIIGLLYAFCAWTMSVATGPDRIVEAAKADGTELIFNLVAPHVGGFVVGVGHLLFVTSLFAALLSFHNTVARYLFALGRERVLPPVLGRTSTRTRAPKVGSIVQSGLAAMVLAVYAAMGWDPIVHLFFWLTVVGGLGVLILMAGTSVAVIAFFARRSNREDISAWRCLIAPALAAAALLWILWATIDQFHILLGVEANNPLRWIFPGAFGVAAVLGVLWALVLRAVRPAVYAGIGRGANSVTTELAAPLGQPNPAPAASGW; via the coding sequence ATGTCCGTCCCCAGACCCCGGACGCCTGCCAGCAATGTCTCGCTGGCGTTGGCGCGTTCCCGTCTCGGCGTGTGGCCGGTGGTGTTCATCGTGATGGCCGCCGCCGCTCCGCTGACGGTGGTGGCCGGCGGCGCCACCACCGGCTACGCCGTCACCGGCGTGACCGGTATCCCAATCGCCTACCTCGCGGTCGCGGTAGCCCTCGGACTGTTCTCCGTCGGCTACGTCGCCATGTCCCGCCGCGTGGTCAACGCCGGGGCCTTCTACACCTACGTGTCACGCGGCCTGGGCAAGGTATCCGGCGTGGGGGCCTCGTTCGTCGCGGTCGCGGCCTACAACACCATGCAGATCGGCCTCTACGGAGGGTTCGGCGCCGTCCTCGCCGGTCTGTTGGAGGACTGGCTCGGCTGGTCGGTGCCGTGGTCGGTGTGCGCGTTCGCCGGCTGGGCCGTGGTGGCGGTCCTCGGGGTACGGCGCATCGACCTCAACGGCCGCGTGCTGGCCGTGATCCTGCTGGTCGAGATCGCGGTCGCGGTGGTGTTCGCCGTGGTGCAGCTCGCCCACCCGGCCGACGGGCGGGTCACCTTCGACACCCTCGCGCCGAGCAACCTCCTCGGCGCCGGGATCGGCGCCGCGCTGGTGACGGCCGTTGCGGGGTTCGTCGGGTTCGAGGGCACCGCGGTCTTCTCCGAGGAGTCCAAGGACCCGCAGCGCACCGTCGCCAAGGCCACCTACCGCGCCCTGGCGATCATCGGCCTGCTCTACGCCTTCTGCGCGTGGACGATGTCGGTCGCGACCGGCCCGGACCGCATCGTCGAGGCCGCGAAGGCCGACGGCACCGAACTGATCTTCAACCTGGTCGCGCCGCACGTCGGCGGGTTCGTGGTCGGCGTCGGGCACCTGCTGTTCGTGACGAGCCTGTTCGCGGCGCTGCTGTCGTTCCACAACACGGTGGCCCGGTACTTGTTCGCCCTCGGTCGCGAGCGGGTGTTGCCGCCGGTCCTGGGACGGACCAGCACCCGGACCCGCGCGCCGAAGGTCGGCTCGATCGTGCAGTCCGGGCTGGCCGCGATGGTCCTGGCCGTCTACGCGGCGATGGGGTGGGATCCGATCGTTCACCTGTTCTTCTGGCTCACCGTCGTGGGCGGTCTCGGCGTGTTGATCCTGATGGCCGGTACCTCGGTCGCGGTCATCGCGTTCTTCGCCCGCCGCTCCAACCGCGAGGACATCAGCGCGTGGCGGTGCCTGATCGCCCCCGCCCTCGCGGCTGCCGCGCTGCTGTGGATCCTGTGGGCCACCATCGATCAGTTCCACATCCTGCTCGGTGTCGAGGCCAACAACCCGCTGCGCTGGATCTTCCCGGGTGCCTTCGGGGTCGCCGCCGTCCTCGGGGTGCTGTGGGCGCTGGTGTTGCGGGCCGTCAGGCCAGCGGTGTACGCCGGGATCGGCAGGGGCGCGAACAGCGTCACCACCGAGTTGGCCGCCCCGCTCGGGCAGCCGAATCCCGCGCCGGCCGCGAGCGGGTGGTGA
- a CDS encoding DUF397 domain-containing protein produces MPHRFTNWRKSTRSGSADNCVEIAVAEDGVVGVRDSKNPTGPVLEFTPAEWAAFTGGVRDGEFDL; encoded by the coding sequence ATGCCCCACCGCTTCACCAACTGGCGCAAGTCCACCCGCAGCGGCAGTGCAGACAACTGCGTCGAGATCGCCGTCGCTGAAGACGGCGTGGTTGGCGTACGCGACTCGAAGAACCCGACCGGGCCGGTCCTCGAGTTCACCCCGGCGGAATGGGCGGCGTTCACCGGGGGTGTCCGGGACGGCGAATTCGATCTCTGA